CGCTGACGAAGGGGATATCGTCGATATCCACCGTGTCGCGGCTGCGCCGGAAATGATCGCGCCAGGCGTTGTTGAGGATGCTGAACAGCCAGGTGTCCAGCGCCTCCAGTTCACGCAGCTGGCCGGATTTCTTCAGGGCCTTTTCCATAGTCTCCTGCACCAGATCGTCTGCCAGCGCCGGTTCGTGACACCAGGAGTAGGCGATGCGATACAGCCGTTCCCGGTTGCCTTCCAGGCGTTGACGAAACGCCTGGTTCCGGCCGAAAAGTTTGACCAGTTTCATTGTCTCTCCTCTAGCCCCCGGCGGTTGTGGTGCCGGCTGCAGGCCGCCCCTGCTTGAGGGAGCGGCTGTTGTTTCAAATCAAGACGGCTGTTCGGAACGGATTATTCCATAAAAAACAGCCCGGCGCCGTGCGGGCCGCGCTGCCGGTCGGCCCGCGGCGGGGCCGGCGATGGAGTATGCAGACGGGGGTAGGAATAAATCTGACAGGGGCGGCGTCTAGGAGGGTGTACAGGGGCCGTTCGGTTGACATTGTCTCCCTCCACTCAAGGCCATGTTTTCTCGCCGAACACGTACTCCTCCACCCCTGTGAGGCTTGCCCCGGCCACTCCGGCCGGGGCTTTTTTATGTCCGACAGGCAGGTTGGGCTGAGCAGCGCGAAGCCCAACAA
This sequence is a window from Thiohalobacter thiocyanaticus. Protein-coding genes within it:
- a CDS encoding RNA polymerase sigma factor yields the protein MKLVKLFGRNQAFRQRLEGNRERLYRIAYSWCHEPALADDLVQETMEKALKKSGQLRELEALDTWLFSILNNAWRDHFRRSRDTVDIDDIPFVSDSSPEDEGHTHQVVTEVRGAIATLPIGQRQVLTLVDLEGCSYIEVANILGVPVGTVMSRLCRARRALKERLLGTDLMRDAATDDNPTRIRRIK